CCATTTCCTTTCCTCATCGAATACCACATCCATTACAACTAGAATACACCGATTAGTGGGGTCATACATATGATACCCATTCGTCCCTTCCTCCGATCCGAGATACACCGTGACTTGACTTCGATCACTCAATTTGCTTAAGCCTCGTAGCTTTTTCACATATGCTACACATCCGAAAATCTTCAAATGTGCGATTGAGGGATTTTATTTCTTCCAGGCTTCATATGGTGTTACTTCCTTGAGCGCTTTTGTGCTCGTTCTGTTCAGCAAGTATACAGAATGTCTCACCGCCTTTCCCCAAAATTGATCCAGTACAGACATCGCCTTGAGTAACGCTCTTGTCATCTCTAGGGTCGTTCATTTACGACGTTCCACAACCCCATTCTGTTGTGGGGTGTGTGGTGTCGTCAACTGACGCCTGATGCCTATCTGCTCACAGAAGGCCTGGAATTTGTTCGAGTTGAACTCGCCTCCACGATCAGTTCTCAACATCTTGACTTTATGGCTACTTTCCTTCTAAACTTGCAATTTAAACTTCTGAAACATGCTAAGCGCTTCATCTTTATTCTTGATCAGGTACACCCACATGTACCGTGAGTAATCATCCACAATTAAGAGGATGTATTGGTTCCCTCCCTTGGTCGCTGGTGAAATTGGACCACACAAGTCCGTGTGTAGCAACTGAAGTGGGTCCTTAGGTCTCCACTGGGTTTCTTGTGGAAAGCTTTGTCTTGATTGCTTGGATATCATACATCCCTCACATACTTGGGATGGGTGAACAACCCGAGGCATACCTGTCACCATTTCTTTACGTGCCATTTCTTCAAGGGTTCTGAAGTTCGTGTGGCCCATACATGCATGCCACCGGCATGATTCATCATCTATGCCCATGCTTAGGCATACGGGTCTTCCAGGTGTTAGCTTTATCTTATAAAGCCTGTTTTTCGATCTCTGTACTTTCATAATCAAACAATCTTCTTCATCATATATATGCAAGAACTCCCTTTTCATTCCTATGTCATAACCTTCCTTTGTCATCTGACCCAAGCTTATGATGTTGCTGTGAAAAGCTGGTATGTAGTAAACCTCAGGAATGATGAATTCATCACCATTCTTACAGTCAACAGCAGCGTTCCCTTTCCTTTGATTTGGACCTTGGACCCATCTCCGAACCGTACTTGTCCCGTTACATTTTCATTGAGTTCTGCAAATAAGGATTTGGAGCCAGTCATGTGATTACTAGCTCCATTATCCAAATACCACATGTTTTCATCTTCACTTTCTCTTAGATGACCTGAGTACACTTTTTCTTCATTCAGGAGCACCATGCTTGATGTTTCTTCCCCGCACACAGTTAGTAGGAGGGCAGGACCTTCTTCATCTGTAGCCAGATTCACCTCCTGGTCCTGCTGCTTCTTTGTCTTGCATTCAGATGCAAAGTGGCCAAGTTCTTGGTACTCAAAGCACCTTATGTTACTCTTGTCACATGACTTCTTATTGGAGTTGTTAGCTTCCTATCGTGAGTCGCCACCCCAGTGCCCACCTCTACCATGAGTCGATCCTCGCCCTCGTGAGCTGCCTCTTCCTCCCCGGTTATTATTTCCACCCCTTCCTCGACCACCTGGTGTGTTTGGCTTACTTGGACTCTGGTGGGTTGATGTGCCTTCTGCCTTGGCAAGTAGCAGGGCATTATCTGCCTGTGTGCTTGCCTTCCGGAGCCGGAGTCGGTCTTCATAAGCCTTCAAATGCCTAATTGTTTCTTCAAATGACATTGATTCCATGTCACAAATTTGCTCAATTGATGCCACCAAGTTTATAAACTTTTCTGGGACTGTATCAAATAGCTTTCTTACCAACTCTTCATCTTCCAATATTGCCCCTGTACTCCCAAATTTAGAAATCATAGCTGAGATTTTTCCTGCATACTCATCTATGGTTTCTGTTTCCTTCATTTAGAGTGCTTCGAATTCACTCTTTAGTACCCGCAACCTTGCCTTTTGGACCCTCTCTGCACCCACATACCGTGACTTTAGGGAGTCCCAAACCACCTTGGCTATCTTCTTCTTGGCTACTTGTGCAAGAATCTCCTCTAGTATAGATTGGAAGATGAAAGCTCGAGCCTGCTTGCTCTTTTTCTCATCCAAAACCACTCCGGTTGGTGTCTCTATGGCATCCCATAACCCATGGGCATCCATGATGGCTTCCATCTTAATTGGCCAAGTGTTGTAATTTAGTGAGGTTAACATTGGGCACTATAGGGTGAAGGGGTTGTCCTTGGACTGATTGGATGATGATGGGGCTGTCATCTTATTGAATCGAGGGTACTTGGGCATACAATTGATCAGGATCtgtaaagctctgataccaaatgttggtGATCAAGCCAATGAAACAACAAAAATGCAAAACAGGAAGAATATGCAGCCGAATGATTAACCTTTTATTGAATGATTAATAGCGACCTAATGATTGAGTTGCTATACAGGAATTTTCGACTAATTATAACTTGCTGAATGAAAACTAATAAATAAAGCTACTTAACAGAAAAAGAGAAAAATTAGCAACATCCCTATTCCAACGTTCCAGTCACCCACATGCTTTTACCCTCCTGAATACTTGGTCAACCATTGACTAACAAGCCTAACCCTCGTCAGAAAATTCCAAGAGTAGGAATAACTTCAAACTCAACTTCAGAAACAAAAATGATTGATTCGTTTTTTTAGTTTCAATGTTAGTGATAAATTCATAGTTATAAAGAATATCAAACTGGTTACCTTATAAGAGGTAAGGTTCCATCATTTCATCCTGGGCAACCGATTAAACCTTTTCAAGAAGAAAGCAGTGTCGAGGATAAAATCATAATGGTGCAGTGACCTGGATTGCAAAGAAAGAAAAGGTGGAGATGGGGAGGATCCTACTGAGGGAATTAGTGTTCAAATCGAGCCAAATCAGGCATCGACACTTCCCATACGTTTGGTTGATCTCTCGTCCATAGTTAATCACATGAGCAATGAAAGGATTCAACTCAGAAGAAAAGGAAGAAGCAGATTTTAGTATCTCTGATTTGGCTATTCTATGACCAGGTCTCTAGGGATGCCATCAAATAGAAATTGATTTTGGATATTAAAAACCTAGAAATTTGCAAACTTAAAAGATACTTAAGTGAACGATTTTTACCTTTGATGAAGAGATTTCAGGCGATGTTAACTCCATATGTGTTTAGAAGACGGAAGCATTGGAGATGAGAATTGATGATCAAGAGAATAAGAAATTGTGAGTGCCATTTCCAGTCGCCAGTCTTCGTTAAATGGTGGATTTACATACCTTTCCATCGATGATTTGACAATGACGACGTCTAAACACAAATTCGTATTTAATCTAGAGGAGGAATCGATTGAATATTTATGAAGGTGCAACTGGTCTTTGGTTTTCTTTCCTATCTATTTATACAACTTGGGGGGTGAGGAACCGTTCATGGGAACATGGTAGGGAAACCGATTCCAGATGTGGGAGTAGACGCCGGTGATTGTGTAGAACATGGGGAGAAGAGGAATCGCCAAAAACCTGTAAATAGAGAGTTATTGCGGCCAGGATTGAATCTCAAGAAAATCGGACAACTGATTTTGGGGAGGCGGTTATCCATTTCCCAGAGCTAGTAATATTAGTAATTGTGAGTGGGAACGGATGCCAAGAGGACTAGATTCCTTTTATAGTTCCTGGTTCTTACCTTAAATTTTAATGTTTGATCTGAAATAAAATTTAAGCAAAAAAGAATACGGTTAGACAGCTAAgaaatcaaaatttgaaatcaAATTTAATGATCTGCAAATAAAGGAAGAACAAGAATATACGGGAATAAGATTAAAGGGTGTTAGAAGAAGGGCAAAATCAAAAATTCACATTAGACAAATAATGGATATAAAATGAGACACGTGGCAAATGATTCTTTTATTAAGTTAGGCTGAGGTAAATAACTGAAAACAGACAAAACACAATTTAGTAGATGCCAAACtgtttcaattaaaaaaaaagggggggggggggggggaggaggaAGGGTGACAAGAAAACAATTTCAACTAGAGAAATTAAATTGTTTCCAATCTTTCATACCTACAAATATTCCTATATTACAAGGTCACCAttccatatttttttaactagCTTATTAAAAGTATATTAGTAATATATCAAATCAAATTTAATTTAATGGTGAAATGATAAATCGTGTTATAATGTTAGTGGGTAGAAATATTTGTAGGCATAAAAAATATGAGGCaatttaatttttctttcatATATCCAACACAATATTTGATAATGGTTTGCATAATACATTtctttaataaaaaaacaaaatatttacaTCTGACTTTTTTTTATCAAACGAATAATTTGTTAGTTTGAGTGACGCAGATATGAATTAGATTAATTTTGACATATCTAGGTCAAGTGAATAATTTACCATATTTGAGCAAACTAAAACAAAAATTGCTTTTAATTCTGTTTCAAGGTTATGATTCATTTTGCACCTCTTTATGAGTGTACACCAATCTTATTGTCTCGATTGTGTGAAAAATGCTCTTTTCACATACTTATACCCCATGAATCAATTTCCCATGGtggagttttaatgattcttgcgCAATCTAATTTTGCCAACTTCATTGGTTTGTATTGTGTGCCAACAAGTTGTTCATATTATATTGTTAGGTTAACAAATGAAATTAAGTAGCCATATTCCATCAATTTAAGAATTTGACATTGTACATTTCTATATTCCATCAAGTTGAAATTGTTAAGTGATGCAAAAATAGTGATTTAAATTTTTAAGTAACCCAATTGATTAAAATATCTATGATATATTATTTAACTTGTTAACTAATGCAAAAAAAATCGCATAATTTTGATCAAAGATAAGGGTCTTCTCATGCTGACCATATATTCATGGTGCCTCCAATATGCATGAATAGAATGATACTTGAACATGAATGTCTTTCAAGAACAGCTTAATGGCTCACAAAAGGTTGTTCTTAATTGTAATTTGTATGCCTTCGTCCATATAGCAGAAAACGACCCAAGGATGAAAACAAAGAAACCACTACAAAATATCTAGGTGGGTTGTCttccaagaaaaaaaaaatgaaaggatCATTAGATGAAATCACCAAGAGACAGTCAGGATTCCACCATAAACCCATCTGTTATGAAAAGCTTTTGCCTGAATTACATAGATCATAATTCTACTAAAAGTAAATGACAAGATTACACATTACCCAAAAGTTCTAAACTTGGTGCCAATAGCTTGGATAAGCACCCGACATGTTTGATTAAGACATTGCAAACAAAATGTCATGCATCAAAAATTAGCAAGGGGCTTCATCAGATTCCATCAAATGTACAGACAAATTGCTGGAAAGTGAAAAACTTCTATGTATCTGGGGATCATTTGCATAAGTGGGTATTAGCCAATTTCGGTAGGTAACTGCAAAAAAAGCCACAACAATCAAGGATCATCAAAACGGTacatttatatttcatcaaacACACACAATTACAAGCTATAAAGGATTAATAGAAATCTACACAGTAACAAGAGCAAAGAAAGAGATTGAACAAAAATTACAGGAAACCACATGAATGACGAACCTGTATTAGAGAGACAGTGGATAAAATAATCACTTTTCTTTGGTGCCATATCACATACAAACTCAAATAAGGAAAGTTGTAGGGTATATGAGGAAACAATGGTAATTTTTCAATAGTAACAGATCATTGATTGATTTTCCTTGATTTAATTAACTTTTCTAATTGTTCTAGTAGACACGTAAATCTATCTTTAATTTGTTTGCTTTTATAATTTGGACCGTTTATTGGTTCTGCTTATTAATTAGTTTATACATAACGAACAAAGTAATTTATATCAAAATTAATGTTGCATTTtcgaaattttaaaaattttaaattcatTTTATAACATCTATAAATACCCAACATagatcttctaaaactcatataCATTTTTAGTTTTTGCTCCCTAATATTGAGATCGACCGATCTATTTTCTATAACCATGAAGCCTTTTGGTTTTCTTGTTATTGTGATTGTAATTCTCACACTGCTAGCGGGGAAAGTATATCCACAATCCAGGGTTTGCAACATGCTCGATATTCAAGATTTTTTTTAGCATTAGACGACCCTGGTACACCACCCGACCGAAAAATGTTGTGATGAActtaaacaacatagaaaatgcTTTTGTTTTTACAACCAATGCGGATTCACACTCGGTTTCGATTCTCTTGTTGATGCTTGTCATATCAAGTTCGATGATTTTTGCCAGGACCTTGTTAACTAAGTAGTTTCTACTTAATAAAACTGTCATTTACAAGGAAGTGGGATATGATGCTATTATATATTCAAAAGATTGTGTTCTCATATAttctttttaattttgtttggtttgataataTTCGTTCTTGTGGCCCGTAGTTTCTGCTTTTCATATCATTCTTGTGTCTGCATGAATTATTACATGTGCACAAGCATTCATACAaatattatcttttttatttaataaagatCAACAACTGAAATGTAAAAACAACCTTTCGAGAAACACAACATGAAGAAAAACAAACCTTGATTTCACTATATCTAATTCAAACTTTCTCTAATCATCATCTTTGTCTTGAATAATCATTTTGACAACGTTTACATAACAGGAACATTTATCTTTTTTGGAAAAGTTTACTCTTTAAACTGAATTCAAaagaccaaaaaaaaaaattcaaacagaAATTACATGTCTTTTCATATTGACAATACATAAAGCAAGctgtttttgaatttgaaaatcagAATAGAATGCATTGGTAGTCTTGAAGGATTAAAAAACAATGAACCCTTGATGTCAATAATGTTTAATTCTGAGTTTATTGGTTTTAAACATTCAGCACATAGATACAATCCTCCGATTTGTTTCTGATTCAATCATCTCTCTCGATGGTGGCTCCATCATTGTCAAACTCCCATCATGGCTCTTTAATTCAATCATCGCAAGTGAGTGAGAGTGGCTATGTTAGGTGATATCATCCTTCGATTTGTTTCATTTAGTGAAGACCCGTTCCTTTTTTTGTTTCAGATCGAGCCCAGCCATGTATAAGGAAAGCTTCCCTACCGTACCGAAAATCAAATCACAGCCACATAGTTGTCGGGTGACGTTTTTACAAATCTTTATTTTTGTGATAATGGAGTCGGAGTCGAGGCCGACTTTGTAAAGTGTGCCTAACGAATCATTTCATGAGATAAATGATTTTAGATAGGAAAGTTTTGAGTGGGCTGACCCGAGCATTGGTCGAGCATGCATAAAAAGTTTAAATTCTATGTGTCGTACTTCTGCTACCAAATTGGTTGAAGAAGGAGGGGCAAAAAACGAAGGGTGAGAATTGGAGTGTGTTGTCGTATTTTTTCGTGTATAGGGCAAGACCAAAAGAAACTAGTCAGAATTTTTTGAAGGAACTACTACACAATCTTTATCTCCTTTCGTAGAATTCGCTCTACCTTTACGTGAGTTTACGGCTGCCCTACAGTCTTTGAATAGCCGTCCCCCACGGCTTCATGCTAATGCCTAAAAACAAAACATGTCACCCCCCAGATTTGTTTATTTGATGGTAGTAAGTCGGACATGATCCAAATTCTCATCCCTATACGGCATAAGCAaccataaaaattaataaatttaatcgTACATAATATTTTATGCCACTAATATGTTGAAGGTCATCAATAGCCCGATAGAATCATGTTATTGTCTAGGAGAATTTAGCATGTTCTAGAATGATCTGGAAGATTCTAGAACGCTATGGAATACTATGGAGAAGTCTAGAAGATGCCAGAAGATTCTAGAATACTCTAGAACGAGATGGAAGACCCTGGAAGGCTATGGAACATTCTAGAACACTATGGAAGACACAAGAATGTCTATACTTATCTAGGACATTATAGAACATTCTAGAAACATATAAAAGCTTGTAATTGATATAGAATATGGTAGATAGTTCTAGAATAGTCATGAATGTATGTAGATCTAGAAACTTCCTATAAGGAGGTGGAAACACCTATAAATAGGTGtggagctcatttgctccaaaccATCCAAGAAAGCCTCAAAGAAAGCAAAGTGTGTAGTAGTCTCACAAAGTGTAAGTTCTCCTTAAGTGTCTTAATAAAAGTCTTGTTGTTTCCCATATAAAAGAGTCATGTTCTACATAATATTCATTTTAATTGTCCCAGAGAATATGATTACCCTTATCTATAAAACGATTACCCTTAACTATTTATGTGAAACCTAGTATTTTTCTAttcacataacatattataaagTTATAGGCTTAATTAGTCTACCAATTAAAAGGTATATTACCCAAGAAGGTCAATTAGAGTGATATTCCTTAAATTATCCATTACCAATGACTCAAGAGCTAAATACGACTCCATAATGTGTCTTACCCAAGAAGGTTAAGTTTATGAATTTCTAATAAATTTTTATTAACTCTTACCAAACCATATTATCCATTAACAGTGACTCAAGAGCTAAATATAACTCGATAATGTGTCTTACCCAAGAAGGTTAAGTTTATGAATTTGTAATAATTTTGTATTAAGTTCTACCAGACCATATTAAGCAATCTGCACACAATTTTTATGAAGAACGACATAAAACTTACCAAGTTTCTCCTTGGTCTTCAAATTAGTATCCCTTTGATTGCAAAATACTACCTTTTTGTTGAGGGTAGCGCTTTAAATCTTGAAAATCTTTTAAAATCATGTTGTGtcgaacacaaacaacaacaaaTCTAGTTCTAGTTCTAGTTCCTAAAGATAAAGCAAATGGAGTTTGTAACAAAAATAATAGTTGGTTACTAAAATAATAAGTATTTAAGGGATTCCATACCACATTGCTTGAGATTACTCCTTTCGgattgataatatatttatccaTTCCACCAAATTTTATGTCACATCTTTTTGATTGGGTTTAAATTTACGAGTTATTACAAGAAGTAGCCTCTAAATAACGGTGATGTAGGTGGATGCGATGAACACTAATTTACAATTATCACTAATCAAAAATCTTACTGAAACATCTAACGGCTGTCATTCTTTTTATCAAAAACTATACTTCATAAGCAAAGAACATAAACTGGAAATTTAAAGGAAAAAAAACGTTATTGAACAATTACTCATGTTTATCTGGAGAGCAAGCAGCTATCATCGTCGATGAGGCTACTAAATGTTTTCTGAAAAGGTAGACAAATCAACACATGAATTATCTGTTTGAGACATTTCATTGAAGACATGTGTTTTATCAACTCGTAATAAAAAATGGTGGCTCGAAGTCCAAAATATCGTAGTTTATTGTAGATAGATTTGCATTTTGAAAATGAACGAATATTATGTATGTACTTTTTTAAGAGTCGGATTTGCATAACAATATTACCCAAGTAAAAAAAAACGCTTGGATACAAGCATTCAAAAGAAAAGCTTAGAACCAAGCACTTACAATGTTTAGAGTACATTCCCTTTCCGGTACCCACAAGAAATCCTTGATCGATTTCACATCAAGAAAACAGCTCGAAAGCAATTGATTGAGAGGGTGGGATACGAAGCAATTCAAATCAGATATGTAAGTCAATGCAATCAATTTGTTTCTAAAATATTAGGATCTTTAACAAAATTTGGGGGATTACATCCATTATTTCTTACCATGGTTATTAACCTTATCatcaaataaaaaattatgagtGGGAATGGATGCCAAGAGGACTAGATTCCTTTTATAGATCCTGATTTTTACCTTAAATTTTAATGTTTGATCTGAATTAATAAAATTTAAGCAAAAAAGAATAAGATTAGACAGCTAAGAAATCAAATTTAATGATCTGCAAATGAAGTAAGAACAAGAATATACGGGAATACGATTAAAGGGTGTTAGACGAAGGGCAAAAAAGAAAATTCACATTAGACGAATAATGGATATAAAATGAGACACGTGGCAAATGATACTTTTATTAAGTTAGGTTGAGGTAAATAACTGAAACAGACAAAACACAATTTAGTAGATGCAGAATGGTTTCAATTAAGTTAAAAAaaaggggagggggggggggtgacaaaaaaacaatttcaaatagagaaattaaattgtttccaaacttttaTGACTACAAATATTCATACCCACTAACATTATTACAAGGTCACCATTTCATATATTTTTTAACtatcttattaaaagtatattaGTAATATATCAAATCAAATTTAATTTAATGGTGAAATGATGAATCGTGTTATAATATAGTGGGTAGAAATATTTGTAGGCATAAAAAGTAGGAGACaatttaatttttctttcatATATCCAACACAATATTTGATAACGGTTTGCATAATACATTtctttaataaaaaaacaaaatatttgcaTCTGACTTTTTTTTATCAAACGAATAATTCGTTAGTTTGATTGACGCAAATATGAAGTACATTAATTTTGACATATCTTGGTCAAGTGAATAATTTACCATATTTGAGCAAACTAAAAAAATgcttttatttttgtttcaagGTTATAAGATTCATTTTGCACCTCTTTATGAGTGTACACCAATCTTATTGTCTCATTTGTGTGAAAAATGCTTGTTTCACTTAGTTAAACCCCATGAATCGATTGCCCATGGtggagttttaatgattcttgtgCAATCTAATTTTGCCAACTTCATTGGTTTGTATTGTGCACCAACAAGCTGTTCATATTATATTGTTGGGTTAACAAATGAAATTAAGAAGCCATATTCCATAAATTTGAGAATTCGACATTGTACATTTCTATATTCCACCAAGTTGAAATTGTTAAGTGATGCAAAAATAGTGATTTAAATTGTTAACTAACCCAATTGATTAAAATATCTAtgatatattatttaatttgttaacTAATGCAAAAAAAAACTGGCATGAATTTGATCAAAGATAAGGGTCTTCTCATGCTGACCATAAATTCCTAGTGCCTCCAATATGCATGAATAGAATGATACTTGAACATGAATGTCTTTCAAGAACAGCTTAATAACTTACAAAAGGTTGTTCTTCATTGTAATTTGTATGCCTTCGTCCATAAGCGAAAAACGTCCCAAGGATGAAAACAAAGAAACCGCTACAAAATATATGGGTGGGTTGTCTTCCAAGAAAAAAAATGAACGGATCATCAGAGGAAATCACCAAGAGACAGTCAGGATTCCACCATAAACCCATATGTTATTAAAAGCTTTTGCCTGAATTGCATAGTTCATAACTCTACTGAAAGTAAATGACAAGATTACACATTACTCGAAAGTTCTAAACTTCGTGCCAATAACTTGGATAAGCACCCAGCATGTTTGATTAAGACATTGCAAACAGAAAGTCATGCACCAGAAATTAGCAAGGGGCTTCATCAGATTCCATCAATTATACAGACTAATTGCCGGAAAGTGAAAAACTTATATGTATCTGGGGATTATTTGCATGAGCGGGTATTAGCCAATTTTGGTAGGAAACTGCAAAAAAGCCACAACAATCAAGGATCGTCAAAACGGTacatttatatttcatcaaacACACATAATTACAAACCATAAAGGATTAATAGAAATCTACACAATAACAAGAGCAAAGAAAGAGATTAAACAAAAATTACAGGGAAACCACATGAATGATGAACCACATGAATGATGAACCTGTATTAGATAGACGGTGGAAAAAATATTCACGTTTCTTTGGCGCCATATCACATAAAAACACCAAATaagaaaagttgtagagtatattggGAAACAATGGTAATTCTTCAATAGTAACGGACCATTGATTGATTTTCCTTGATTTAATTAACTTTTCTAATTATTCTAGTAGACACGTAAATctatctttaattttttttcttttagaattTGGGCCGTTTATTGGTTCTGCTTATTAATTAGTTTATACATAACCAACAGAGTAATTTATATCAAAATTAATGTTGCATTTtagtatatttttaaaatttttaaattcattttatAGCATCTATAAATACCCAACTTagatcttctaaaactcatataCATTTTTAGTTTTTTCTCCAAAATATTGATATCGATCGATCTATTTTGTATAACCATGAAACCCTTTGGTTTTCTTGTTATTGTGATGGTTATTCTCACACTGCTAGCAGGGAAAGTATATCCACAATCCAGGGTTTGCAACATGCTTGATATTAAAGATTGTTTTTTAGCATTAGACGATCCTGGTACACCACCGGCTGAAAAATGTTGTGATGAACTTAAACAACAAAGAAAATGCTTTTGTTTTTACAACCGACGTGGATTCACTCTCGGTTTCGATTCTCTTGTTGATGCTTGTCATATCAAGTTCGATGATTTTTGCCCGAACCTTGTTATTTAAATAGTTTCTACTTTActcaat
The genomic region above belongs to Lactuca sativa cultivar Salinas chromosome 4, Lsat_Salinas_v11, whole genome shotgun sequence and contains:
- the LOC128133367 gene encoding uncharacterized protein LOC128133367, with the protein product MKETETIDEYAGKISAMISKFGSTGAILEDEELVRKLFDTVPEKFINLVASIEQICDMESMSFEETIRHLKAYEDRLRLRKASTQADNALLLAKAEGTSTHQSPSKPNTPGGRGRGGNNNRGGRGSSRGRGSTHGRELGHFASECKTKKQQDQEVNLATDEEGPALLLTVCGEETSSMVLLNEEKVYSGHLRESEDENMWYLDNGASNHMTGSKSLFAELNENVTGQVRFGDGSKVQIKGKGTLLLTVRMVMNSSFLRFTTYQLFTATS